GACGGCGGCGACAGAGGCGACGTGCTGCTCCTCAAGTTCCTCCGAGCGAGGGACTTCAGGGTCCACGACGCCCTTAACATGCTCCTCAAGTGCCTTGCGTGGAGGACCGAGTTCGGAGCTGACAACATTGTGGAGGAGGAGCTGGGATTCAAGGAGCTCGAAGGAGTGGTGGCATACACTCACGGGTACGATAGAGAGGGGCACCCTGTTTGCTACAATGCCTATGGGGTGTTCAAGGATAAGGAGATGTATGAGAGAGTGTTCGGGGATGAGGAGAAGCTGAAGAGGTTCTTAAGGTGGAGGGTTCAGGTTCTGGAGAGAGGGGTGAAGATGCTTCACTTCAAACCCGGTGGGGTCAACTCTCTCATTCAGGTCACTGACCTCAAGGACATGCCCAAGAGAGAACTCAGGGTCGCTTCTAACCAGATACTCTCTCTCTTCCAAGATAACTATCCTGAAATGGTAGCTCGCAAGGTACcttgttatgttattttgttagttttagcTGGAAATCTATACGTATTAGTAAACTTACCATCACTGTGTTGGTTAGAGTGGTTTGTATTTTATCAATCAAGTTCTTTGTTCCAGGACTGTTGTCGACTAAAAAGTGTGATTGAAAGTGGAGACTTTATTAAATGTAGCTAATGATGTCTCTTACAACTTGATATTGAAGAACAAGAAGCCAGAGGATTATTCTGTTTTGTAACATGCaaacaaaaattagaataaataaaacttttatgtaaaaGAACAGAAACCAAGATCTTAAAGCTGCTTCATGAATGCAATTATGGCCAATGTCAAGAATTTTACCACAATTGTTACTGCATAGGTTGCATTTCTTTGTATTGTTAAAGAACAGTATGAAACTGCTACTGCGATTTAAAatcttggaaaaaaaaaatgtatgtattAAGTTTTGCtgatattctttaattttttcaagttagttttaatttagtacAGAAGTTTAGCTCAAACTGATCATTTGTTCTTTGCTTgttatttttgtcatttcatCTACACCTTTTAGTTTTGGTGTGATGTGAATTTCACTACTTTCTTGGTTTCAGATTTTCATCAATGTGCCATGGTACTTCAGCTTGTTGTATTCAATGTTCAGTCCGTTTCTGACCCAAAGAACCAAGAGCAAGTTTTTGATCTCTAAGGAGGGAAATGCTGCAGAGACACTCTAcaagtaaatttttattgaaagtgtGATTCGGGAAGgccttctttcttttaaaacttattcATAGAAAGATTTCAAGTTGGCTCTCAACTTTTATCTTACAGTTTtgtgtgatgttttgttttattcatgaattttTATTGTGTTGAAGTTGTCTTTCCTTGTTACCCTTTGTGTTAAACTAGACTTGTACCACACAAAATGCTTCTTACCCCACAATATCTCTTGCTTTTGTAGTTTAAGATGGGGTTATTGTTATTGTCTTTTGTTCAGATTTATAAGGCCCGAGAATATTCCTGTTCGGTATGGTGGATTGAGTCGATCCAGCGATTTGGAGAATGGTCCCCCAAAACCTGCTTCTGAGTTCACAGTTAAAGGGGGAGAGAAAGTGAACATACAAATAGAAGGAATTGAGGTTACAATTTTCTTAAGttcattcatttcatttacCCTATGagaattgaatttaattaaaatgcattagtatatcaaaagaaaatgcaaaattGATGGTGGTTGAACTCTTTAAATGCTTGTGTTATGGTACATATGGAAAAGATCATAGATTTGTTGTTAACTTTTTGTTATTGGGTGGTGATAGAGTGGTGCAACAATTACATGGGATATAGTGGTGGGAGGCTGGGACCTGGAATACAGTGCTGAGTTTGTCCCAATTGCAGAAGGTAGCTACACCTTAGCAGTTGATAAGGCAAGGAAGATTATGGCCACAGAAGAAGCAATCCACAACACTTTCACATCAAAAGAAGCTGGCAAAATGGTACTCTCTGTTGATAACTCTGCCTCAAGGAAGAAAAAAGTTGCTGCTTATCGCTATTTTGTGCGCAAATGCAACAACACACCATCTTCAGAGCTTCAATTAAGCCTCAAATAATTGTACCAACTACacaaaatgtaatcttttacTGATGCAGTTAATTAATTCTCTAAGCTTTTAACTCTTTTGGGTTATGATTCTGTACTTGGTTGAGGCAAGTTAAAGGTAGTAACTTAGTATTGTATTAGTATAATGtaaaaagaatggaagaaacgTGGTAGAGCATGATGATTTGGTACATAAGAAAAAGCAAGTTGGTTTGCTTATACAATTTTAGTATTTGGTCGTGACTGTGATGACTTTTGTCAGCGGCATTGTTATTTAGTGGCATGTGTGAGGAAAGTAAAAGTACTTTAGTTTGCTCACAGAAGAGAATTGAATTGAGTGTTACCTGCTATGAATGGATTTGATTTGATATGATGTATGGTCCCTGCATCTGAACGGTGATCAAAGACCAATGAAGACTTCACGGGCTCTGGATGTTGAAATTCAATGATGCACCATCTTTCCTTCGCTTATGCATTGATTGTGATGTCTGAATTCTGCAATGGTTTGGTAATAcagaatcaatttttttttaaaaaaaattatcaatagcATTTAAAATggtgttttttttaaagattatgattttaaaatagtatttcGTTTATGTATATTGAATTTTACGAGTCAGATTCAgcatattttaagtattttgcCCCACTAGCActgttaaaagtaaatattttgtgGAAATGTTTCAGAAAATTTTGTAGATAGTACCCCACATGCGAACTGCTTTTCCAGAAGCACTATGAATCTAAGTCCTTTTTCTTTGGAAGCCTTTTAGATagatttattaaaacatttccTTTCAAAGCACcaaatatcttaattaatagtggtaattttcttttccttttcttctcattttcttcccAACCAGCGGAAGATTGAATAGAATAGTAGAATGTGGATTTTGTAGTGAGAAGTGGGAATTTGAAGGGTTAAGATGTTGAAATTTCCGTCTTATAGTAGAAAACAGTGTGTAGGTTTATGGAGTTACTGTATTTAGAAGAATATTTCTAAGTTACGAAAGTGTAGCAGCATTGATTTTCTGATGAGCGCTGACCCTACTTTTGTTCTCAACCTGCGTAATAGTACGTTTTTGTTTGGTTAAAACTAATGTTTGTACAAAAGTACAATTAGAAATTAGGTTTAAGAAAACACAACTTACAGATAGTTTTCGGTTTGATGTTGtcaaataattaacataatactatagagaaaatataaataaatattctttccAAATATTTAAgccaaaattttagaaattattaaacatctaattcaaataaaaaaaaatcattcgaTACTCAGAatgaaaattgattatatattaaaaatttgaaacttaattaaatttattttctacgaCATTAACCCTTGACCAGCCCTTCTTTTTACttaatgtgggactttgtttgcactccccCAAACCTCTTTGCGGAAGTCTTATGGTCTTTCCATCCTGAGTACACCATGGTCAATACGGTTGTCCTCTTTCACGATCCATGGTCACAACACACATATagaactccacacatggtaagattttgtccgctttgggccaagtcctcacggatttgcttttggcaccactccaaaaggcctcttaacATTTgaggtatctatgtgtatataaactcttgatgaccaatgtgggactttgtttgcactccaacaatTATCACTAATACAaggaaatttttaattaattaataatcaatttaaacaataattttttaataaaaaaattgcgATAACTAatgttagaaattaatttataatttaatttgaaaattaattataattttttatttataacaaaaactattttacatatcaaagatttttagtttataaatttgtatctaaattaatcactataaataatttatttaagtttatcaaATATCATCATGGTCgaaaataatgtttaaacttagataaataatatttgtattaatatctaaagtaaatataattcaaaacttAACAAGAGTAAAAGCCTAGCTCACTGAACATTCAAGTTGAAAATTGCCGTTTTAGGGTagtacatattttcttttcctatagACATATAATTAACTAGTATTTCAAAGTTTTATATCACACTGTTATGAATGGTGAAAGTGTATGAAGCTTTTGTGTTTTAATATAAGCGTGTTTTAAAgtttgtattatatttaaactttaatttatttaatgtactTAAGCTGTGTAAGTGATGTATAGTGTTAGTTTTGTATTTGGATGGAGGAAAATGGTTGTGTTAAGGGGAATGGAAGAATAGTAACtttaagtatttaaataataaacaattttgcATTATAAGAATAATAAGACGACATAGTGAAAAAAATAAGGGAAAAATGAtgaagagaaatatattttgattttttttttacaaaaagttAATTGGAATAACTCTTTactaatatacaaaaattacgagaagattttgaattatttaacaATCAAATAGGCTTAAtcgttaatttaatttccactTTGGTAAGAAATTTCAAGTTGGTTCTCAttcttggaaaaaaaataaattattttctaaaatttgaaagaagtgtcacaattaaattatttaagaaaaatatatattaatggaGTCAATATatggtttttaattttcgttttttgcaaatttttttatcattgataCAAAACAATATCACGTATTAGTACTAATATTAATGTTAAGTATCATTGTCTTATTTAAATCtagttcttttatttatttatatatatatatatatatatatataatttattctagtcttaatattttttaaaataaaataatattctccTTCCAAATTGAGAtttgtataaatgttataataataacattctagcatattacattattatatattattaatctatattcttttataagattaaaaatagttaagtatacatatttttactaaacaaaaataagtatttaaaaccaatatattattaaaccatgttcttttataaaaataaattaattaataccatttatataaataataaatttggtcttgttttaatttggaaccaaatttattattgatataaatattgtaataatatttatattaaaatttaaggatAAAAGTCATTATTAACAAAACATGAGTTAATAATATACACTAATCTAATAcgataaaaaatcattttcaataaaaaagtatcaatataatatttatataaataataaatttgttttcaatttaaagatgaataatatcattttattttgaaaaaaaaaatggaactaaattaaattaaagagctataaagattaaattgaaaaaaaagaaacaactaTAAGACATTAGCAGTGATGTGTGACATTCTCCTTTGACATGCTAACAGTGtcaaatgttttgaaaagtaataataaaaaattttcaatttttttttgaaagaattaaaattaaaaagttaagaaaaagcATATAACATATTGTTAAtgtcattaattatatatatattttttaaaaaaccgacattttttcaaaaattccaaTACAattgaaaagttttcaaaaacaaaaactaacttaaaattttccgactaaaatgaaaatgattaaaatttagaaataatattcaaaatacaaaattaaagatcatatagaaaacaaattcttaaaaactttgaaagacaaaaaaaacacATTCATCTTATCATTTgttaattttactaattaaatcatttttttaatttatcacattCATCTCAtcattgattaatttttaatttttctgatctttcttttcatttttcttcaaattttactttctcTTAAATGCAAAGAACAcaattttcacatttatttcCAGTCAAACTCCACTCAAAACAAGAAACACATGCACATCTTTTTAAGAGAAAGACTTACACTTAAATGAGGGTTTTAgagaaatgtaatttttatttaaataatgatacttatttaaaataatatttctcaaATATGGTTTCTTATTTCAAAGAACATGTTTACGATCTGTCTAAGTCATTTTGAATGTTCTAATAAATAGTGTTATGTATTAAGTTATGGgacattcaattttttttttctgataatcTTAGTCATATGAAGTTATTAAATGCTAAAAAACTTACGGAGGTTCGTGCTATTTATTTAGAGGTAAAAaagtcaataaaatttaatgtgcataaaattATCTTCTcatatgaaattaataaaataatggattaaatatgtttttagtccctatattttggggcagttttggttttagtctattttcaaattatgatataatttagtccttcaactttagaaaactcttggttttaattttttttaccaatttttttaagaattttttaaagttgaaggactaaattataccatagtttgaaaatagactaaaatcaaactaaaaacatatttaaccctaaaataattgttataaacacaatttttttatattagttcaaatttaatataatattttgaaagttaagaattcttataattatttatacaattaaatatatttgtaatagcaaaatttgaatttgtacctattttaaatattaatatatttatatttaaaatattaaaaataaatggtatAGTCTTTTTAATCTCATATCTTAAATGTATTTACGTGATAACCAATGTTTCGGATAAATATTTGTGAGAATAACCAATTTAAATATCACCTAAAATATTGAttgaaatgaaaacaaaattaatacatCTAAGTTAgtagaattatatttatttttaaaatttatagacaAAACTATATGTCACgtgaacaaattttaatattatattaaagtttagaaactaaaaatgtatttaattctTGTAAATTTTTACTCATTCTACCAtcttggtttttatttttaaactttccttattatcttttattgctataaatgattatattttatcagAAAAACCTATAATTTTACAAGTATTGGATGAAGGTGGGAGAATTACAAAGacaaagagaaaaatgtttctactaaatatagttcatgatattatttatatcaattacaacatttaaaacctcataattattttataaatgcaccaaaacattaaaaaacgaATAGTATCTACACTTTATAAATTCACTAAAATAATTGTACACTTTATATATAACTATGTATAAagataatatagttttttttttttggttttttggtatttctaaatttttaatttattattaattaattgttaatttgattatggtatatatattatctttattttatatatattttttttagtattttattattatttatttgtattttggaattacttatatttttttattataaataaaggatcTTATAGATATATTCAATCGCACAAGGAAGATTAATCTTATACATAGcttttactatattcaacatatatctttttgaaaaaaaaaaagtcattgcCTTTGTCACTACACCCACCGCTGCCAGCGGCAACACTATCTACCGCTGTCGGCGGCAACACTATCTATCACTGTCGGAGTGTCATTGTCTACTGTTGTCATCTATTAGAACCACTATCGAAGTTTTAGTTTCGATCGCCGATCACATGATTTTGATTGTCTCAGCCAGGTGACCACCATGCCATCAATGACGCCTTCATTGGAGCTCCTACACGCTCTCAACGACTTTTGAAATTGTGAATTTGCTCCATTTTTTGTCGTGCATGGTGGCATGTCTAGTAGCAATTTAGATCCTCGAGGTCGCTCATTTTCATGTTTCAAGTTCATCTTGTGTGTTCGCACGTCCCGTCTCCTCTCAGGTAGGTATTCAGAGCACCGAGattgctctttttcctttttcagctGCCTTGATTAgagaatcttggatttttatggtttttctctCCTATTCATCAACGACTTCTTGTACTGTCATTTCTTATTACCTTCCTTTTGTCACCATTGTGTTTCacctagggatgacaacgggtcgagTCGGGCACGGATAATGTGATACCTGAACCCGACCGACGTAAAAAACTATACCTGTACACCCCTCCCCCTCCCCCGCTACCCACTGGATACCCGCATAAAACAAAAATCGCAGGTTTTTTT
The sequence above is drawn from the Vigna radiata var. radiata cultivar VC1973A unplaced genomic scaffold, Vradiata_ver6 scaffold_304, whole genome shotgun sequence genome and encodes:
- the LOC106754899 gene encoding patellin-6 — protein: MQKLHLGHPHSPSMDTTPSSTPFQDLTEASPKPSKKTTFTSFMTAPSFKEDTYFVSHLKPSEKKALQDLRDKLLASSDSSNPVSMWGVPLVDGGDRGDVLLLKFLRARDFRVHDALNMLLKCLAWRTEFGADNIVEEELGFKELEGVVAYTHGYDREGHPVCYNAYGVFKDKEMYERVFGDEEKLKRFLRWRVQVLERGVKMLHFKPGGVNSLIQVTDLKDMPKRELRVASNQILSLFQDNYPEMVARKIFINVPWYFSLLYSMFSPFLTQRTKSKFLISKEGNAAETLYKFIRPENIPVRYGGLSRSSDLENGPPKPASEFTVKGGEKVNIQIEGIESGATITWDIVVGGWDLEYSAEFVPIAEGSYTLAVDKARKIMATEEAIHNTFTSKEAGKMVLSVDNSASRKKKVAAYRYFVRKCNNTPSSELQLSLK